One window from the genome of Dermochelys coriacea isolate rDerCor1 chromosome 19, rDerCor1.pri.v4, whole genome shotgun sequence encodes:
- the NCDN gene encoding neurochondrin: protein MTSHSGATPEASESTRNATLERCLSVLRDAKHDSEQFAALLLVTKAVRAGDVDSRTRRRIFDAVGFTFPNRLLASRDPPTGCPEHMFRALGLTLLACFCTDPELASHSQILNKIPTFNNILASPSDPDDMSTSSMIDDVYQCLGAVMGTPRGPKELVSQGTVSALCQAYVNRSYGCDRALELLMGLLATAETKCWQRATPDLRAVLCRLSEEFHQAEDMTKFQLCDVLPHFVSPSLLLTRDQQGSECLCNLYRGLVSILSSKLSQSQRDPALKLAACLTQACGSEWIPTERAGSKFLALLVNLACVEVRLSLEELDPADVDEKQEVVTGCYTLIELGILECMKEEKPLLKEVQKMQLVRIMEEAFGAVIHYLRQVGEQKLKDPFIFASVRILSAWLAEETSSLKQEICDLLPFLIHYAKALFQEGDKTRSTSQHATELSGPGSPRGSVWPRDALRFLLPGLCHLTAEDQPREILISEGAPALLCQYFLHQWELLASDPQTSAPPDSIDISLQTTCGVFLNLVVTAPDLVRQDRCFSSLMDALLKSLPALLPQRDRLVLAANVTTLGLMMARILDISPAHQRMPPAKDFFKAAICFLSQAHAARVEPASQCLAMAVSPAYEAAWADLGELWFLGMQAFASCVPLFPWLPQMVLRSHWLDDLLQLLGQATPVSVDFELLTALQGVLLELARASQQCREVIVLQQGKELANLYGLAALEQCLCER from the exons ATGACTTCCCATTCAGGCGCTACTCCCGAGGCCAGTGAAAGCACAAGGAATGCAACGCTGGAGCGGTGCCTGAGTGTGCTCAGAGATGCAAAACATGACAGTGAGCAGTTTGCAGCCCTGCTCTTG GTGACCAAAGCGGTCAGAGCGGGAGACGTTGACTCCAGAACCCGTCGTCGGATCTTTGATGCAGTTGGATTCACGTTCCCAAACCGGCTTCTTGCTTCCAGGGATCCCCCAACTGGCTGTCCAGAGCACATGTTCCGAGCACTTGGCCTCACCCTCCTGGCATGTTTCTGCACTGATCCGGAGTTAGCCAGCCATTCCCAGATCCTTAACAAAATCCCGACCTTCAACAACATCCTGGCTTCTCCATCTGATCCAGACGATATGTCCACCAGCTCCATGATCGATGATGTTTACCAGTGTCTGGGCGCAGTCATGGGCACTCCCAGGGGCCCCAAAGAGTTAGTGTCCCAGGGAACCGTGTCAGCTCTGTGCCAGGCCTATGTGAATCGCAGTTACGGCTGTGACCGCGCCCTTGAGCTGCTCATGGGGCTTCTAGCCACAGCAGAGACTAAGTGCTGGCAGAGAGCCACCCCTGACCTCAGGGCTGTGCTGTGCAGGCTCagtgaggaattccaccaggctGAAGACATGACCAAATTCCAGCTGTGTGATGTTCTGCCTCACTTTGTATCTCCATCGCTGCTGCTCACCCGGGACCAACAGGGTTCTGAGTGCCTCTGCAACCTTTACAGAGGCCTGGTCAGCATCCTGAGCAGCAAACTGAGCCAGTCCCAGCGTGACCCTGCACTGAAGCTTGCTGCCTGCCTCACGCAGGCCTGTGGCTCAGAGTGGATCCCAACGGAGAGGGCCGGGAGCAAGTTCCTGGCCCTGCTGGTGAACCTGGCTTGTGTGGAGGTCCGTCTGTCCCTGGAGGAGCTGGACCCAGCAGATGTGGATGAGAAGCAGGAGGTAGTAACAGGCTGTTACACCCTTATTGAGCTGGGGATCCTGGAGTGCATGAAAGAAGAGAAACCACTGCTGAAGGAGGTGCAGAAAATGCAACTCGTGAGGATCATGGAGGAGGCGTTTGGGGCTGTAATACACTACCTGAGACAG GTGGGAGAGCAGAAGCTGAAGGATCCTTTCATATTTGCCTCTGTTCGAATTCTCAGCGCCTGGCTGGCTGAAGAGACTTCCTCCCTCAAGCAGGAAATCTGCGACCTCCTGCCTTTCCTCATTCATTATGCAAAGGCACTTTTCCAAGAGGGGGACAAAACCAGGAGCACATCCCAGCATGCGACGGAGCTGTCTGGACCAGGCAGCCCTCGGGGCTCCGTGTGGCCCAGAGACGCTCTAAG ATTTCTGCTACCTGGTTTGTGCCATTTGACGGCAGAGGACCAACCTCGGGAAATCCTTATCTCAGAGGGGGCTCCAGCATTGCTGTGTCAATATTTTCTGCACCAGTGGGAGTTGTTGGCCTCTGACCCCCAGACCTCTGCTCCTCCAGACAGCATAGATATCAGTTTGCAAACCACCTGTGGAGTTTTCCTTAACCTTGTGGTGACTGCGCCAGACTTGGTCAG GCAAGACAGATGCTTTTCCTCCCTGATGGATGCGCTGCTGAAgtctctccctgctctgctgccccAGAGAGATCGCCTTGTTCTAGCAGCCAACGTTACCACGCTGGGCTTGATGATGGCCAGGATCCTTGACATTTCTCCAG CTCACCAGAGGATGCCACCAGCCAAGGACTTCTTCAAAGCTGCTATCTGCTTCCTTTCTCAGGCCCATGCTGCCCGGGTGGAACCCGCCAGCCAGTGCTTGGCCATGGCTGTGTCACCAGCCTACGAGGCAGCCTGGGCAGACCTCGGTGAGCTGTGGTTCCTGGGGATGCAGGCCTTTGCCAGCTGTGTGCCGCTCTTTCCCTGGCTGCCCCAAATGGTCCTCCGGTCACATTGGCTAGACGACCTCTTGCAGTTATTGGGACAAGCTACACCGGTCTCGGTGGACTTTGAGCTCCTGACGGCATTGCAGGGCGTCTTGCTGGagctggccagagccagccagcaATGCAGAGAGGTGATCGTCTTACAGCAGGGCAAGGAGCTGGCCAACCTTTATGGCCTGGCAGCTTTAGAACAGTGCCTTTGTGAGCGGTGA